Genomic segment of Arachis stenosperma cultivar V10309 chromosome 4, arast.V10309.gnm1.PFL2, whole genome shotgun sequence:
aaatttatcttttatacaGTTAGTTCTGATGTTAATGATATTTACAATTAAAAAAGTTCATtcaattaatataataattatgaaaaaattaaaattaatttcaaaagaaaaatactaataaataaataatatttttttaaatcaatttttaaaaaagaataccaattttgtttaaatttgagaatttattattataatacacatctaatatgaaatttttaaattgactaTTAAGtgtcaaaaattaaataaaaaactattataaaattaaatttaataatttaataaaaacaaataaatattattattatatattatttaaaataaattcaaatcatAGTGGGAGGCTTCAATATAAGTAAATCCGTCCCTGGTTACAAATAAACAACAAAGTCTATTCCCAAACATTCCTTGCTTGCGGGTTAAGTAATTACCTCTTCCGACTGAATGTTGTAAATATGGATGGAGGAATCTTCCTTTCCAATTGCAACAACGTTATTATCTTGAGGGTGAAATGCAAGGCAAGTTGAACGAGGTGGTGGCGACATGAAACTCACCATTACCTGAATAACACATATGGCAATACTTTGTCACACCTCACAATCATAGTACTTTGTTCGTCACTCACATGccatatatattattacttattagatatagatatatattttatatgatataaaaatacaaaatcaaaTATAGTCTGGTAGTAGCAAGGTGAAGATACGAGTTACATAAATTACCTTAAATGAGAGCATGTTGAAAAGTGTAAGTTTTCCTCCGCATGCTGACAAAACATAAGAATCGTTCTTTGAGATGATTGCACAAGGAATTGTGCCTTCTGAATTTTCTGGAACATCGTTTGTCATGACAAAACCGGAATTTGGTCGCCAAAGCACTGGACAAGCACTTGCCATCGCCTTTTattcatttaaaataaaagaaaaaagtcAGTCACTCGATCAAAGTTTATATGAATATTTCAATTTAATTGTATAAGACACAGATAACTCTATGAAAACCTTTCCAGTAGGATTCAATTCAGTTCGATTCCATCGCCACAGCTTCTGAGTCCCATCGGAACCAACACCGAGAAGGCCAACTCCGTTATTCATGTAGACAAGTCGAGCAACCTTGTCGGAACAAATTAAATGTACATCCATTATTATTAATCACATGCTAACTActtacttaaaaatatttttatgtaaagaTGATTATTCAAAACAGATACAAAAAtaaatgtataatttaatttgtttttaatatgtattttgtgttttaatttatattctATCTTAAAAGctgattttaataataaattttaatgtcCATCtgatataatataatttaatagtttagttaaacatattaaattatcaaattatctAACAGTTGTTTTTTGGAAGACAACTTTACTTGGCGCGAGTGATCACCTAATTAATCACATATCAACCGTGCAAACTATAAAAGAATGTAAACATAAATGTATACCTTGGCTGTGGGATACATGGTATCGGGCAGAGTAATCATTTGACACTTAAGTATTTCTGGTAATTCCGTAAAAGATTTAGATCTACGAGCAGAGCTACCCTCTCCGAGTTCCAAATGAGTCATGGCTGGATTGGTATTCGCTTTGGACGAAGCCCGGCAAGACCAAGCTTGAATGGCCCTTAAGTGCTTGATGCCGTCGGCGTTAGCAAAAATCTTTACCCTGCCATCTGCGGTGGTTACAGCAAGCAGACTCCCTATCCTATTAAACCTCACCCGGGGGACACTCTGTATCCATGAACCATGATCCACCATTACAAACGTCTAGaatcaattaaataattaaattaattaatactaCTCACAGATAAATTGCCATCAACTTGTACACTAGCTAGAATATTAGGGTTGTCCAGCTCCCAGAACTTTATCAGCTTGTCTTCGCCGGCAACCAAGAAGCGATTCTTGGTCGTGTCGAATTGCATCATGCCCATCGATTTCTTTCCTAATCCAGCATAGGTTCTCTTTATAACTCCATCATTTTCATTCCACTCAACTAGGAAAGAATCTCCATTGTTTTTACTTGTCCCGCAACAAAACAATCTGAGAGAGGATAGAGCATAATATTAAGTCAACTAATTAACGAAACAAATACTCATTATTAAGTCAGTCAGTTAAATTCTTACTTAGTTCCATCGGCGCTATAGAGCATTGTGGTGCAGTATTTTCCATGGGCATCATATTCCACTTTTGTGTCCGAGTTATCAAACAACCACGCCTTTATTTTTCCATCAACACTACTTGACAATATGTACTGCGCCCATGCATATAACATTTGTTACATTCATCAGTCAATTATTCATTCCCGTGAAAAACATACACAAGATTACAATCAATATCAGTGTTAGAAAAATTTGACCTCAACGTTTTCCTTCACATTCATACAAATAGAATAAACCGCTGCTTCGTGACCTTGGAAGTTAAACAGGTTGTGTCCGGTTAAGTCCCACACCTAATTAAGAAAACTTTCTCATAATTAGACAAGCCATTACAAATGAAACATGAAACTTTTTTTTCTAGTAGTTAGGGTTTGAGCTTTAAACTCGAATCGTATCTATAAGACCTTAGATTCAAATCTAGAAATTTTTTCGTCACCTTTATGAGCTTATCATCCCCGCAAGTTACCATGCATAGCTGTTTGTGTGGGGAAGAAAACGCCAAATCATTGACACTGCCAACATGAGCATCAACCTATAAAAGTCAAGTATATACATTAGTAAGAAATTACATAAATCTCTATTACATTCATATCAATCATAATTATTAATCTAAATATATAAATGTATACATTAGTAAGAACATCATAAATCTCTGTTACATTCATATCAATCATAATTATTAATCTAAATATATAAACGAAGTACCTCCAAATGCTCTTTTAAGTCATTAGGTGCTTGATAAGTATACAGATGAACCAAATGCTTTGTGAAAGCAACCCCTAAACACAGTTATTATAAATCATTAGCAGAAGTTTTATAAAAGACATATACTCTTTTCTCTGATGAAAAGTTTAAAtgacattttcttcttttcggtttgtaaatgtttttttttatataattaaaaaatattaatataaaatatatatttattatattatctttgtttgtaaattttttttcttgtataactaaaaaatgattaatataaaatatatatttattattaatataataaattttatttttaatcatgaaatatataaaaaatataaattaaatatttttataataatttaaaagattttatattattatttaaattaactcaatattattactaatttatatatatttataataattattaaatgatattttaattaaataaatttaaatatattttattttaattttatattattattatttaagttaaccaaatattattattaacttaTATATCAATATAATGattattaaaaagtattttcattaaagaaaaaaatttgaaatcaaccatttttatttatattgaacaatatttttaattaggGTTGGATTTATATTagacttcttcttgtttaggGAGAGACTCTTTTCATCAAATACATTGTGTTAtctaagtattttttattagtaataatatagacttaattataattaattttgtaataaGAGTACATAAAAAgtacataaatataattatctaataaatattttttagatttataatCTAAAAAGTTTTTACTTTAAAATTTGAGagtaaaaatctaaaaaatatttattaaactttaaaaatatttacatacatatGATTACActttatgtattattattaattacaattgaacttatattattattaatgaaaaatatctaaaaaaacaTTGAAATATACATTCTTTTAatcttataaaataatattttataaatagaaaagaaaatattatctTCATATCTCTCTAGTTTTAATTCGCATTGTCCTTATCCTTGATTAACAAAAACATAAATGCATTTACCAAGATATCTGCCGTCAGCGCTCCATGATACACGGCAAACGGATATATTCGAGTCTTTGGCATACGCAGCCTGTACAACCGTTTACAATTATTATTGCTAAAACTCGGTAGTAAATATATATGCAACcttccaaaaaaattaaaaataaaaaaagtatttatGAAAGAGAGAGAAATTGAAGTGTTAAATTAGTAAACCTGAAATAAGACCGAGCAAGTAGCACTGTTCCAAATGGCAAAAGGCTTTAAGATTGGCCTCTCATTGCGTCCTACTTCCCAGAATGAAATTTCACCACTTGCAGTTCCGATAAGAAgtgaggaatgaagagaaggATGAAAATCCATGCTTGTAACTGTTGATCCTTGATTCAATGTACAAAACAGCGTTCTAGTAAGGTCGTCAAGAGACCGAGGGACTTGTTGACGGACCACCAGAGAATTCGTCGCCTGTATACATTATTTGGATGCTTTAAATTCATTGAgacaaataataacaaaaagaaaatatattcgACACCTATTCGCAAGCCTTTGtcatagaaataaaaaataaaaaattataatagaaTAAGTACCTCGATTGCTTGTGGAACAGATCGCAACCGTTTTCCCCGCTGCTCGTTATTCATAGGAGTAGGTGGTGTCCTGGAATGCTTCAATGCAGACACTACAAGGATTTAacataaaaatgttaaaaatatattcATACATATACCTCTATCTTTaaggtttaaagttttaaaataaataatttcacGGCCACAATATAAATTTAAAGGTGGAGAAATTCATTTTCATTACCTAAGGTTTGGTTCAGGGGAACAGACGTCCCGGCCCCAGTCGCAGCCGCAACCGCAGAAGGATTAACAGCTGCCGGGACTGATGGTGACCTTGGCGCGCTTGAGCTTGCACCGGCCGGACCGGGAGGAGAGCATGTGTGGTCAACGAACAGAGTCCTTATGTCCGGATTCGGCTTTGGGTTCTTGCAGAGCTGATGCTGCCAATTCAGACTTGTATAGATATAGAGAAGTCAAGTCAATCAAAGAAGTCACCAACACTAAAACATATTACTATTTTCTTACGGAAATTATTTACTACCTCTGATTAATAAGTGTTCGTAACCTTGATGGCTTCAATGAAGGAAATACAAGCTTGTCATTCAAACGGGGATTTGCTTCGATCAGTTTCTTAAGCTCTACTATCATTGTTTTCCTAGCTGTTTTGGTATCCCCGTATTTTGATAACTGTTCATTATCCCTGCCATTATTCATCAATCAAAACCCATTAATTTTTATTCGTGGTGCATGCTACTaattaaattaacaataaaGTATACCTTTTCTCTGGATGtttgtaattttattaaaaaatacttttaacgtttaattttatttaattttattgctaatatttttaaattgtgtCAAAATTatccttaaaaatttttaattttgtctctGGTATTTTACATGAAGTTAATATCTAAgaataattttaacataaataaaaaatgttagaaataaaaataaatacaactaaatattaaaaatatctttaaaaaaaattcacaaatattaggttaaaaaaaatatatgttaccTAAAGTTTTCAAGGGTTAACAGATATGTGATTTCTCTGTATAATTCTTCATTGTATGTTTGGAACACTTTCAAATCCTTCCCCAGTATTTCAAGAGCCCTTGTTTTCTCCTTACtacaaattaaatgaaattgtTACGTTAGATTGAGGTAAAACAaatccaaacaaaaaaaattaatatttggtttttaaaattttaattttaagaaaatCTGAACAGATTAATTTTAATACCACAACATTACAACTTAAGCAATTCCAATATCAAATTACTTCTATCGagtatataaacaaaaatacacataaaaaatttagaaaagaaatacAAGTACACTCAAAATtagttaattttgttaaaattattttgtttaaattaattttgagtaaagtattgtttttatCTTCAACGTTTGGGGGTAAGTCTTAAAGTTGTCCTTAACGTTTGAATCGTCCTCTTCAAATCCTAatgtttcaaaattgactcaatgttatcctgattttagaaatctgttaacagaattgacggtggacaaaattgagacgattttaaaacgtATAGGACAAACACGTTGGGGACAAcaacgatacatagaaataaattttaattttatcatttaataatatcaattttttatggtacatagttattcaaattattttttagtcacatctaaataaattatacttaatcacattaattttattctaaataaatttattttttataattttactcttaaaagTTTTTATTCATCATAAAATGTTTGTAGGATGATTAGTACCTAAACTTGTGAGAGAAAAAATGATACTTATACAATAAAGTAATGTGATTCTAGTCATTTTACAAACATTTCATGTTGAGTAAAAAtctttaaaagtaaaattataaaaaaaaattttatctagaatcaaagtaatgtgattaagtgtaatttatttaaatgtgattaaaaaataattgaataactatATACAGTAAAAGATTGATATTagtgaaggataaaattaaaatttatttctatgtatcgtttttgtcccaaCCGTTTTGTCCTATTTAAGtctctaacgttttaaaatcgtctcaattaatcaattttaaaacgttagggatTTAAATAGAACGATTCAAATATTAGGACAACTTTGAgggataaaaattaaaaacgatatttactcttaattttatatcttaaattataaattttaaactttaaaattaattaatgttgactaactaaaaattaattctttatatattttcaaatattataaaattgtATGATatacttcaaaaattatttatgCTTCTGTTTTTAACATTTTACTGGTCTAACATAAAATTGCAACGATATATTTAATCATTCTCAAATCTCAATCCAACAGTTTAAGAAACCATTTTCTATTTGCTTTTATCTCTGAATTCTCAAATAAGTGCATATACAAACAGATTGAATATAAAGTCACCAAAGAAAAGAGTGATTGAATATAAAAtcttttagttattttaaaatatttgaaatataAGTTTTGTCCACTACTTTGTAGTCTTtcaagtatatttttttatcaaaaatatttagtaataaaaaaatattaatcaaataagacaataaataaataaaaattaaatagacaaatttaaattatttggactaattattttttatcttccTATCATCATACTTTTTTATTTACCCTAATTCTAATATAAACAACATAATTCATTGAATATTAAGTACTCGTAACAATCAACACTAGATATCATGTAGCAAAGCATTCAAACAACATGAAAAATGAAAACATGAATTTAAGAAGGGTTTGTAACTATTTAATAAAAGATTCTG
This window contains:
- the LOC130974723 gene encoding topless-related protein 2-like; amino-acid sequence: MSSLSRELVFLILQFFQEENLKDTIHKLQQESGYFFDMKYFEEKALNGEWEIVENYLSGFTKLTDNRYSMKMCFEIRKQKYLEALDSKEKTRALEILGKDLKVFQTYNEELYREITYLLTLENFRDNEQLSKYGDTKTARKTMIVELKKLIEANPRLNDKLVFPSLKPSRLRTLINQSLNWQHQLCKNPKPNPDIRTLFVDHTCSPPGPAGASSSAPRSPSVPAAVNPSAVAAATGAGTSVPLNQTLVSALKHSRTPPTPMNNEQRGKRLRSVPQAIEATNSLVVRQQVPRSLDDLTRTLFCTLNQGSTVTSMDFHPSLHSSLLIGTASGEISFWEVGRNERPILKPFAIWNSATCSVLFQAAYAKDSNISVCRVSWSADGRYLGVAFTKHLVHLYTYQAPNDLKEHLEVDAHVGSVNDLAFSSPHKQLCMVTCGDDKLIKVWDLTGHNLFNFQGHEAAVYSICMNVKENVEYILSSSVDGKIKAWLFDNSDTKVEYDAHGKYCTTMLYSADGTKLFCCGTSKNNGDSFLVEWNENDGVIKRTYAGLGKKSMGMMQFDTTKNRFLVAGEDKLIKFWELDNPNILASVQVDGNLSSVPRVRFNRIGSLLAVTTADGRVKIFANADGIKHLRAIQAWSCRASSKANTNPAMTHLELGEGSSARRSKSFTELPEILKCQMITLPDTMYPTAKVARLVYMNNGVGLLGVGSDGTQKLWRWNRTELNPTGKAMASACPVLWRPNSGFVMTNDVPENSEGTIPCAIISKNDSYVLSACGGKLTLFNMLSFKVMVSFMSPPPRSTCLAFHPQDNNVVAIGKEDSSIHIYNIQSEEVKAKLTGDEKCITSLAFSMLLAVLVSSDADAQIFFWSIDTWNLKKSLKMYLRDESPVTGDTQVQFHCNQINLLVCHREVLSLYDASRMELVMQWVPKAHMSGSISCATYSGNGKLIYTALTDGNIVIFNADILMLRCRIAPSVYLMTPNLPNSENVYAAVLAANPQEPNQFAVGLSNGAIKVIEPQASRRGNNGSWVGKFKRAGKPPRHGGRACSSAMEETVSDDGNSGANTI